The genomic DNA atcaaaaggaagGCATTTCAAAATGGATGAAACCTCATGTTTTACTTGGTAGACCtccatttttctaaatttgagaTGATTTTGAAATGGATTCGAAATAAGTTATGTTTCGTAAAGTGGCAAtgataatttctaatttcaacTCATTTAGAAATGGGAGTGTCCATTTTGAAATTAGTAAGTACCCTCTAGCAGTCTCTCTTCAATTGGTCATATCTTTTttgtttcaactttgatttgTGAACCGTTTGGAATGTTGGATTTGTAACTTCTTAAGTTTCAAAATATATGGGGATTTCCTTATAAAACTCATGGGAGACTTCCCACGATTCTATGCAAAGCCAAGGTTGGTTTTCTTCAACTTTACTCATGTTgcttcttgatttgattttgtttttccaacTCATTTTctacatgatttcattttttccaACCATTTTCATAGACTACTTTTATCTCTCATATCTCATGCTCATGTCTtgcccttttttattttgtttggctCTAATCTTCCACCACAAATTTCAAATCATATCTTGTTGTCATGCTCATGTCTTGCTCTTTTTCATCTCTTTGCTCTACAATTAAGCTCAAAATAAATGTTAGCAACATATTTAGGATCTTGGTACCAATGCAAGTTACATGCTTTGAGATTTTTATATTACGAAAAGTCTGTTATTTATGTGTCATTAGAGTATATATTTTGTCTCgaaaaaagagaggaagatTTCATATATTGCAATAAGCTTTGTGCATAGTTCTTAGTGTGCACATTCCCTTTTGGCACAACCTGTAGGAGCGCGCAATCTAAGTTCTAACCCATTTGGTGTAGGTTGAGCAGTGTTGATGGACCATTTTTTAACCACTCTTCTAATCAGATTCAAAAATTTGCATTTTAATTCTCAAATCTAATTTCTGAAAAGATTTTAGATGTTCCAAAATAGGGACCCTTATATTAAAGACCCAACATGCCATTACCTCAATCAACTAGACCCTTGTATCACATTTCCATGTTAGTACCATCTCGAATTTCCTGCACAATGGGTTCAACAGTTGGTGATAAAATTCTTCAATTAATGTTGAGCTTTCTGGTAGAATGcgattgaaaaggaaaaaccaGTTCATTTTTTAGACCCATATGAATAGATCGAATAAAGATCCATTTGACTCAAATACACAATCACCTGCAAACCAAGTCTGTTGCCTTCTGACATGCAATCTAAAATGAAGAAACAATATTCAACATGCCATACTTCTAGTAATAACCCATTGAGGTACATCAAGAAATTTTCAAGGCAAAGCCCCGAAATacaaaatatcaagaaataaatggggagaaaacaaaaaaaagggacAAGTCTTGAACCAAGAAAtcaagaagaacaagaagaagatcATATCATGCCTCCTACTAAGATATTCCATCATCAACCACAAttattataagaataaaaagcatattatttttcttcttcattttttgtgttttgtttgATTGCCGTAAAAATCAATGGATTGTAGAGAGGAACTTCACTTCCAACTCCCAAGCCCTCTCCTTTATCCCCTTTTCCTTCACTTGGCACTGGCAAGCTCGGTGCGGAGAAGCTTGGCGGCGGCAACCATGTTCTTTAGGGCTGGCATCACTTCAGTGTACTTGCGGGTCTTGAGCCCACAGTCAGGGTTCACCCACAAGATGTTGGTCTCAAGAACTGCAAGCATCTTGTTGATTCTGTCAGCAATCTCTTCAGTTGATGGTATTCTGGGGGAGTGGATGTCGTACACACCAGGGCCAATTCCAGCACCATACTTCACTCCCTCACGGAACACCGAAAGGAGCTTCTCATCAGATCGGGAGTTCTCAATTGTGATCACATCAGCGTCCATGTCAATGATGGAGTGGATAATGTCATTGAAGTTAGAGTAGCACATGTGGGTGTGGATCTGTCATATTACCTAGGATGAGCTCAATGGCCAAAGCGAAagagaaatggaaaatgaaagaaaattttcagtGAGGAAAGAACCTGGGTAGTGTCTTGAACACCACAGTTGGTGATCCTGAAGGAGTGGACAGCCCAGTCCAAGTAGAAAGCATGCTCGGACTTCCTAAGAGGCAAGCCCTCTCTCAAAGCAGCCTCATCAATTTGGATGACGGTAATGCCAGCCTTCTCGAGATCCTCCACTTCGTCCTTGATGGCCAAAGCAATCTGATAGCAGGTTTCAAATCTGAAAAGAAGCAATATAAATCATGCAAACTATTATTAGTTTCAGAGAGATATACATCTTTCTTAAGCcgctttttatgagtttttttaatACCTGGGCTGGTCATTTCGCACGAAGGACCAGTTCAGAATAGTAACAGGGCCAGTAAGCATTCCCTTCATTGGGCGAGCAGTCATGCTCTGAGCCATGGTGGACCAGAAGACTGTCATTGGCTTGGGTCGGCTCACATCACCATAGATGATTGGTGGCTTCACACAGCGAGATCCATAGGATTGCACCCATCCATTGGCAGTGAAGGCAAAACCGGACAACTGCTCTCCAAAGTACTCGACCATATCGTTCCTCTATATTAAGAAACATCCAAACAGTAGGCAGAATTAGAACCATTGTTCTTTCAACAGAAAAACAAGGAATTTGAATCTTAAAAACCCATGCTAGAGCACAGAGAAGAGCTCACACCTCAGGTTCACCATGGACGAGCACGTCAATATCAAGTTCTTCCTGGAGCTTGACAACCTTGTTGATTTCCTCTTTGATGGCCTTAACATAATCCTCCTCAGAGATCCTAAAAAGAGAAGGGTGTAATGAGGGCATAGAATAAAGAAATgtgaaaatcaatttctaaGAGACCAAAACAAGGAGAATTATCAAATAAGACTCACTTTTTAGCCTTGTATTCACGGCGGACTCTCCTGAGATCCATGGTCTGAGGGAAAGAACCAATGGTGGTGGTTGGCAGGACTGGGAGTTTCAGCTTCTTCTGCTGAGCATCCAGTCTAGCACTCACATCAGTAGCACGGCGGTGGTCAGAACCCTTCAAAGCAGAAGCAGCCTTTGAGAGAGCAAGAACAGAAAGTTTTTGTTAAGTAAAACCAGTTTCTGCAATGCAATTGTTTGAAAGGCATAAACAATGAAAATGAATTCATAAGAGTACTTACAGCCTTTTGGACAGCCTCATTAGTCACTCTTGGGGAGGACTTCCTTGAAGCCTGAGCTGCGGCATTGTCAGAGAAGAATGCCTGAAAATAACCATCATCAATAAGTGATGCAGTGTTCATATGATCAAAAGGTATAAACTTAAATGTAAGTTTAGGGGAGCTAAGACTAAAACAGACTTGAGCAGCAAACTAATGTTGATGAACCTCCAAACCAACTCAGATAAGCTAAACTGTTTCCCAAGTGATTGAGTTTTATCATCTAAATTTTCAATACTGCAATTACTCAGCCAAATTTCTAACCCCACCACAACAGAGACTAGTTGTTCTAACAATACCATCATTGACATccattgaatatttaaaaaaccaCAATAAACTGTCAGTTTTTACAATTACATATTTAGAAGCAATTAAAGAACGAGAACAAAGGAATTAAAGAACAAGAACAAAGGATACCTCCTCTTTGTGACCAGCCAATGCCTTGGCCAAGGCATTCACTTCAACAATCTTCTGGGCAGCAAATGCAAGCCATGATTTAATTTCCTGGTCTAGCTTAGGCTCGTTAATTAGATCAACAGCAGTGTGGAGAAGAGAGCAGGAGGTGGAGACCACAAGTTTGTCTACACGAGAACAAGAACATCAGTTCTAGCACAAATCAACTtggataaaggaaatcatttaCTTCCATATCACATGTACAATCACAAGATAATGTCAAAAAGAATACCCTTGCCCACAATGCTCTCAAGCTCCTGTAGGACGCTAAGAGATGCAGCAAGATCATTAGCCCAAATGTTCCTTCCATCAACCACTCCAGCAAAAAGGTATTTTCCTGTAGGGAATCCACCCTTGATCAAATCAAGGGTCTTGGTTCCGCGAACCAAATCGAACCCAAAGCCAGTAACACCCTTCAAGGAAGTGAGGGTCTTGAATGCTTCAGAAGGAACATCAGCAAAGTATGTCTCAACAATAACATTCAAGCCAGAGCAAGATGCTTCTAGCGAAGAGTAGGCATGAGTGAATGCTTGCAACTTGTGAGAGTCAAGATCCATCACAAGGGTGGGTTCATCAAACTGAATTGAGGAAGCACCAGCAGCCTTTAGCTCAGCAACTACTTCCCTGCAGAGATGTTCTTAGAAATGTTAGGTGCATATATTGGGAATCAACCACAGATACCCAAGAGAAGTTCAATTCCTTACTTGTAGATTGGAAGGATTTTGTCCAGGAGGGAGAGAAGAGAAAAGGATTTCTCAACACCCTTTGCAGGTTTAGATAGCAACAAGTAGGAGACAGGACCAACAAAAACCGGAACTGTGTCTACTCCAAGCTGCATGGGAGAAAAAGAGATATTACAAAATGCTAAAAACATCACTGCTATGTCTGATTCCAAGAAAAAGTACAaaggaagaataaaaatatgctaaacaaaattattttctcgtGTTTTGGATTACCATGAAAGATacgaaagaaataaaagataattgaaATCaactaatcaaatataattaaaattaattaaaactttggcattttcaaattatttaatttttatgtataataaaatatttaaatccattttttattttccttctattttcttcGCCTCgcattttcctcaaattttccaacaaaCAAACTATTTTACAGGTGTACAGCacaatcaaattaataaatagattatGGGTCCACAGTACACCCAAGTGAAACACCCTCCCCACCAACACACAACACTCTCAGACAGTACCAACCATAAATCCAAAATCCTAGAGGAGGAATCAAGGAGTTATCAAATTGCCAACATGGAACATATCCTGACCAAACAATAAACCAGGGCAGATGTAATGGGCCCAAGATTTAGATTTCCATGTTGTTAGAAATTATCTGAAAATCGAGCCATTTTTTGGAAGTATGTCCAAATGTGATGAACTACACCAATTCAACCTCTACCATGCAAAATTACCAGTGTATGTATGCCTAAAAACCTTAACAATTCAACAATTCAACCGAAATGGAAAATTGATTAAGAGCACATACCGCCTTAGCCTCCTGGTATTCTTTCACTGCCTTGTGAGAGGCATAGCTAAACTTCACCTCCGGACCCAACTCAGGGACAATGTAATGGCTGGATCCACAGATCACCCACAATTCAGTGTCTATCAATATCACTATTTCAAGCCAAAAAtgaggagaggagaggagaggatCACCACTTACTAGTTTGTGTCGAACCACTTGGTCATTTCCATAGCGGGAACGGAGGCATTTCCTCTGGCCATGGAGAAGTAGACATCGAATTCAATCTCGCCACCATTCCATCCATATCTGGGGGGAACGGCGCCCAGCATGGCTGTGGTGTCGAGCACCTGATCGTAGTATGAGAAGGTGTTGCTGGGAATGTACTTGGTCCCGGCATCAGCCATCTGCTTCCAGATGGACGCCCTCAGATCGGCTGCAACCTTTTGCAAATCCTCGGCGCTGCTCTTTTTATCCCAAAATGATTCCAAAGCAAATTTGAGCTCTCTCTTGGGCCCCATGCGAGGATATCCAACAATGTGGGACGCCATTGTGCTGTTTCATCACAAATTCGTCACACATTCCTTCATTCagatttcaatttctttgcaactTTTCAAATAAGTTACCATCaaatcaaacaacaaaaattcaaatagatccaatgaaaaaataagaattgaatTCGAacccatttctttattttatttttttcatacaatAAAGGATGAAAAAGAAACCATTAGAATCAAACCTACGatacaaaaacaattattagatttgaaaattgaaatccttTTAGAGATCCAACCCACCcgacaaagaaaaaacaataaatagcTAGAAAACAGGACTAGGGTTGCGTATAAAAACTCCGATCCACACTCGAAAGTACAGAAACAGGCCATGCACGTTTGCTTCAAAGGAAAATAGCTACCCAAAAAGTTTTGGATTTTTCAGATTCGTTACTAAACAGAGATATTCAAACACGTTTTATTTCGACTGATACCCAAAACGGGATTGAGAAGAAAACACACCAAAATCAGCCTCAAACAACGAAAACGAAGCAAACCCAGATCAGATCTAGTAAAAATGCAAAGTCCCACACCCAGATCTACAAAACCCAGAAGCAGATCTGTACTTCAGTAGTGTACAAGAAATGAAAGAAGGGCACAAAATGGACACAGCCCACACTATATCTCTCACACCAAAACAACTCAAACATAAAGGCTTATAGTAGTAAGGTGGATGAAGACCCACAAAGAAGGGTTTAATGTGGAGAAGCGTACCTAAAGGAGATAGAAGCGGTGAGAAATTGGAACCAGTGGGATGGAGAAAGGGGCTGAGATTGAGAATGGAACGGCGCGAGTTGTGAGGGTGGGTATTGGTAGTTATTTATAGAAAGAGGTTTGCGGTAGATCTGACTCTCcgcttcaatttttcttttccctgtGGTTTCGGTgttgctaatttttctttttcctgtgTCTCCGGTGGTGCTAGTCTCTGCACACGCTCCTCTGCGCGTGAATTCAGTGAAACCCTTACCCACTCCCGCaactattattctttttttggcTATTTACTTAAAACCACCTCAAAAACccaattttagaaatctaaCCCTCCATCATTTTTCAACCcacaatataaatatttgaaataatcaaatatcatttatatcaaaaataaattactctaaaaaaaatagaagaagttAAAATCGCAAATATATGGATTATTTGGtcctttttaatcaattaatttttgttttattaagaCTATTACCCATTCCTTTTGagtcattttatttcctttttttaaatactaagaTGATATTTGTCTTTttcacttaaatttaaataaaaaattaatttaatttaaatataatttaattaaattattaattattttattattttatttttattaagtgaCAAATATTAATAGATTGAACATCATATTAAGATTTAGTGAATGTTTGGTAAATCaccttaataattttaaatgacttaaattcaaaaataattttaagatttaatGAATGTTTGGTAAATCACCTTAAGTTATtgagtaaataaaatatgtttaataaaataacttaatgatatgacttaaatttaaaaataattttaagtaataaataaaaataaataatttattcttaagtccatatcttaattttatttttttatcctcaTTTGCTCTAATTACTTTCACGATCTCTTTTACCACTTCGTAACTTCCATTGTTATTCGactttatttatcttaattataatttataaggataaatatattaatttgatgatttaaaataaattttaagttaattttatcaaacatccttAATagttaaagtaagaattaaataataaattttaaatcaataatttaacttaaagttaacttaagttattaagcaataagtattaaattttatccaaaaccccctaattttgattatttcaaaaagttatttttagtattcaacaaaaagttaatattttaactttttctattctataaaataatttaaagaataagtaacaagaaaaaagttaaaaataaattatttgaagtcttaaaataaatttcatttagaattaaattaaaaaaaaaaacaccactaactcttattgaaaatatgaattttatttatttttaaatatttatacaatcaatttgaaaacattttttaaatgaccgctttcttattttattttatttttaaaattttgaaataagattttaaaagtagAAGACAAATTTATGCTTTCTATGTAAAAATATACGTAAATAAAACAGATGTAAAACATGAAATAACACATTCCATTTTGGGAT from Vitis riparia cultivar Riparia Gloire de Montpellier isolate 1030 chromosome 8, EGFV_Vit.rip_1.0, whole genome shotgun sequence includes the following:
- the LOC117920343 gene encoding 5-methyltetrahydropteroyltriglutamate--homocysteine methyltransferase — protein: MASHIVGYPRMGPKRELKFALESFWDKKSSAEDLQKVAADLRASIWKQMADAGTKYIPSNTFSYYDQVLDTTAMLGAVPPRYGWNGGEIEFDVYFSMARGNASVPAMEMTKWFDTNYHYIVPELGPEVKFSYASHKAVKEYQEAKALGVDTVPVFVGPVSYLLLSKPAKGVEKSFSLLSLLDKILPIYKEVVAELKAAGASSIQFDEPTLVMDLDSHKLQAFTHAYSSLEASCSGLNVIVETYFADVPSEAFKTLTSLKGVTGFGFDLVRGTKTLDLIKGGFPTGKYLFAGVVDGRNIWANDLAASLSVLQELESIVGKDKLVVSTSCSLLHTAVDLINEPKLDQEIKSWLAFAAQKIVEVNALAKALAGHKEEAFFSDNAAAQASRKSSPRVTNEAVQKAASALKGSDHRRATDVSARLDAQQKKLKLPVLPTTTIGSFPQTMDLRRVRREYKAKKISEEDYVKAIKEEINKVVKLQEELDIDVLVHGEPERNDMVEYFGEQLSGFAFTANGWVQSYGSRCVKPPIIYGDVSRPKPMTVFWSTMAQSMTARPMKGMLTGPVTILNWSFVRNDQPRFETCYQIALAIKDEVEDLEKAGITVIQIDEAALREGLPLRKSEHAFYLDWAVHSFRITNCGVQDTTQIHTHMCYSNFNDIIHSIIDMDADVITIENSRSDEKLLSVFREGVKYGAGIGPGVYDIHSPRIPSTEEIADRINKMLAVLETNILWVNPDCGLKTRKYTEVMPALKNMVAAAKLLRTELASAK